Proteins found in one Brachyspira murdochii DSM 12563 genomic segment:
- a CDS encoding class I SAM-dependent methyltransferase, which yields MIDIEIKNIILKFITNEKLFSPKKIDIGTLSMLEEIDFSLESRVLDLGCGYGIVGILAAKIIGEDKVVMCDIDDNAVNTSKENALLNGLKNISIIKSDGLKNINYKDFSLILSNPPYHSDFSTAKHFIEEGFYKLILNGRFVMVTKRLDWYKNKLTSVFGGVKITEKNGYYIFIAEKRNNIPSNKIKKRLKKASKNNHK from the coding sequence ATGATTGATATAGAAATAAAAAATATAATACTTAAATTTATAACTAATGAAAAACTTTTCTCTCCCAAAAAAATAGATATAGGCACATTATCTATGCTTGAAGAAATTGATTTTAGTTTAGAAAGCAGAGTTCTGGACTTGGGCTGCGGATATGGAATAGTAGGGATACTTGCTGCAAAAATTATTGGAGAAGATAAAGTTGTAATGTGCGATATAGATGATAATGCTGTAAATACATCGAAAGAAAATGCCTTATTAAACGGATTAAAAAATATAAGTATTATAAAAAGCGACGGGCTTAAAAATATAAATTATAAAGATTTTTCTCTAATACTTTCAAATCCTCCATATCACAGCGATTTTTCTACAGCAAAACATTTTATAGAAGAAGGTTTTTATAAATTAATATTAAATGGTAGATTTGTTATGGTTACTAAAAGGCTTGATTGGTATAAAAACAAATTAACCTCCGTTTTTGGCGGAGTAAAGATAACAGAAAAAAATGGATACTATATATTTATAGCAGAAAAGCGAAATAATATACCCTCAAATAAAATAAAAAAGAGATTAAAGAAAGCAAGTAAAAATAATCATAAATGA
- a CDS encoding methyl-accepting chemotaxis protein — translation MKIRTRFIIFGVYTFVVTILLIYLQIRIVRSVTEYSRIYQHTIKSSAIARQYQQNSAFLTQFVRSYVATGDAKYEQAYNDCIAISGGTKPTPLNYDRGIYWSIYFGSGQKPSYDGETKSYSNVMRDLNFSKEMFDYLTLSKSRSEELVKLEVQAMEIIKSIPRNPDGSIPDEYKARQLEAIELVNGKSYEQSVSQIMIPINQFFDKLDSDNNFNLQNAAKEVRKDTILFFICLFIVGFSVVIFLASLGRKIGKNLRLCVSLASEISQGNLTVKIDSSKYRGHSEFDSLLSSFDEMVSRLREIITRVLESSREISEAATEIAQGNTDLSSRTETQASHLEETASSMEQIASTIKSSADNSLRGNQMMQDSEKSVQEAGEIIEATTNNIELVFEASNKITDITKIIENIAFQTNILALNAAVEAARAGEQGKGFAVVASEVRNLAQTSQSSVKDITSLIADSNDKIRIATETARKSKEIFMDIEQKIEDTSKIMQDISAMAVEQQAGVDQVNMAVSQMDQSTQQNATLVEQATASSEALMGQAKELVDLMHFFKV, via the coding sequence ATGAAGATAAGAACTCGATTTATTATATTTGGCGTATATACTTTTGTTGTTACAATATTATTGATATATCTTCAGATAAGAATAGTAAGAAGTGTAACAGAATACAGCCGTATTTATCAGCATACTATAAAATCATCAGCTATAGCAAGGCAGTATCAGCAGAATTCAGCATTTTTAACTCAATTTGTAAGAAGCTATGTAGCTACTGGAGATGCTAAATATGAACAGGCTTATAATGACTGTATAGCTATATCAGGCGGTACAAAACCAACACCATTAAATTATGACAGAGGAATATACTGGTCTATTTATTTCGGAAGCGGACAGAAGCCTTCTTATGACGGAGAAACTAAATCATATTCAAATGTGATGAGAGATTTGAACTTCTCCAAAGAAATGTTTGATTATCTTACTTTATCAAAAAGCCGTTCAGAAGAATTAGTAAAATTAGAAGTTCAGGCTATGGAAATAATAAAAAGTATTCCAAGAAATCCAGACGGAAGTATACCTGATGAGTATAAAGCAAGACAGTTAGAAGCTATAGAGCTTGTTAATGGTAAATCATATGAACAAAGTGTTTCTCAAATAATGATTCCTATTAATCAGTTTTTTGATAAACTTGATTCTGATAATAATTTTAATCTTCAAAATGCAGCAAAAGAAGTTAGAAAAGACACTATATTGTTTTTTATATGTTTATTTATAGTAGGATTTTCTGTTGTCATTTTCTTGGCTTCTTTAGGAAGAAAAATAGGAAAGAATTTGAGATTATGTGTGAGTTTGGCTTCAGAAATATCTCAGGGTAATTTAACTGTAAAAATAGATTCAAGCAAATACAGAGGACACAGCGAATTCGATTCACTTCTAAGCAGTTTTGATGAGATGGTATCACGTTTAAGAGAAATTATCACAAGAGTTTTGGAAAGTTCAAGAGAGATTTCAGAGGCAGCTACAGAAATAGCTCAGGGAAATACTGATTTATCAAGCAGAACAGAAACTCAGGCTTCACATTTGGAAGAGACTGCTTCATCTATGGAGCAAATTGCTTCTACAATAAAATCATCTGCGGATAATTCTTTAAGAGGCAATCAGATGATGCAGGATTCTGAGAAATCAGTTCAGGAGGCTGGAGAGATAATTGAAGCTACTACTAATAATATAGAGCTTGTATTTGAGGCAAGCAATAAGATTACAGATATAACTAAAATAATAGAAAATATAGCTTTTCAAACTAATATATTGGCACTTAATGCTGCAGTAGAAGCTGCACGTGCTGGGGAACAGGGTAAAGGATTTGCTGTAGTGGCAAGTGAGGTAAGAAACTTAGCTCAGACTAGTCAGTCTTCTGTTAAAGATATTACTTCTTTAATTGCTGACTCTAATGATAAAATTAGAATAGCTACTGAAACAGCTAGGAAATCTAAAGAAATATTTATGGATATAGAACAAAAAATTGAAGATACTTCTAAGATTATGCAAGACATTAGTGCTATGGCAGTAGAACAGCAGGCTGGAGTAGATCAGGTAAATATGGCAGTTTCACAAATGGATCAGTCTACTCAGCAGAATGCTACTTTGGTAGAGCAGGCTACAGCTTCTTCTGAGGCTTTGATGGGACAGGCTAAAGAATTAGTTGATTTGATGCATTTCTTTAAAGTTTGA
- a CDS encoding ATP-binding protein yields MDNQIIKIRIGFSNIVIFRNIIKTKVIKKLLKFLEIYNDNNKIKVIDYYSDFLYELFKYNDTIGDYILEQIFKDDNIYINKYIRNKNINDALKNALKNELNFFELLSSFDFNMLFSKEYSVSKIENKKIDFYSIYINHINDINKKGYGIFYNNNMFTLDDKKNIIPAKHQDMQDIKQLYGYERERSKVIANTKSLLEGKKANNILLYGDAGTGKSSTIKAIANMFKDEGLRLIEVKKNQLSFITDIIEMLSVSPLKFIIFIDDLTFSSNDDTFSYLKAVLEGGVNSFPNNVLVYVTSNYRHLIKENFNDRQGDDIHIEDTIQQIMSLTNRFGIIITYQRPNKDLFSDIVLSYAKENNIKMSKEELIKQAESYAIRSAGRSPRAAKQFIETLL; encoded by the coding sequence ATGGATAATCAAATAATAAAAATTAGAATCGGTTTCTCTAATATAGTAATATTCAGAAATATTATAAAAACAAAAGTTATAAAAAAGTTATTAAAATTTTTAGAAATTTATAATGATAATAACAAAATAAAAGTGATAGATTATTATTCCGATTTTTTATACGAGCTTTTCAAATACAATGATACAATAGGCGATTATATATTAGAACAAATATTTAAAGATGATAATATTTATATCAATAAATACATAAGAAATAAAAATATAAATGATGCTTTAAAAAATGCTCTAAAAAATGAACTTAATTTTTTTGAATTATTATCATCATTTGATTTTAATATGTTATTTTCAAAAGAATACTCTGTATCAAAAATAGAAAATAAAAAAATTGATTTTTATAGTATATATATAAACCATATAAATGATATAAATAAAAAAGGTTATGGTATATTTTATAATAATAACATGTTCACGCTTGATGACAAAAAAAATATAATACCAGCTAAGCATCAGGATATGCAGGATATTAAACAGCTATACGGATATGAAAGAGAAAGAAGCAAAGTTATAGCAAATACAAAAAGCCTATTAGAAGGAAAAAAAGCAAATAATATACTTCTCTACGGAGATGCCGGAACTGGCAAGAGCAGTACTATAAAAGCAATAGCAAATATGTTCAAAGATGAAGGATTAAGACTTATAGAAGTTAAAAAAAATCAGCTGTCATTCATCACAGATATAATAGAAATGCTAAGCGTAAGTCCTCTTAAATTCATAATATTTATAGATGATTTAACTTTCTCTTCTAATGATGATACTTTTTCATATTTAAAAGCTGTACTTGAAGGAGGAGTAAACTCTTTTCCAAATAATGTATTAGTTTATGTTACTTCTAATTACAGACATTTAATAAAAGAGAATTTTAATGACAGACAAGGCGATGATATACATATAGAAGATACTATTCAGCAGATAATGAGTTTGACAAATCGTTTTGGAATAATTATTACTTATCAAAGACCAAATAAAGATTTATTTTCAGATATTGTGCTTTCTTATGCCAAAGAAAATAATATCAAAATGAGCAAAGAAGAACTTATAAAACAAGCAGAAAGCTATGCTATAAGAAGTGCTGGTAGAAGCCCTAGAGCAGCAAAACAGTTTATAGAAACTTTATTATAA
- a CDS encoding phosphatase PAP2 family protein produces the protein MDKEKNSESKRIKKRRNKKIKKILKKRRKQKRINYINSLPLIKFMSKIDDKLFLKIFKDNRKGPVKTFMKFMSRMGDGYIWVLIYLLFYMFRIRYAALYFSRAVAAVFLCIFLFLYIKSFFSRMRPYKKHDKVPIMYPPDKHSFPSGHTMVAFAISFCMGSYSAYSALLFYPIASLIAFSRVYVGLHYPLDVVCGIIFGTVIGFLSNLAFFHITGLPIFGHL, from the coding sequence ATGGATAAAGAAAAAAATAGCGAATCTAAAAGAATAAAAAAAAGAAGAAATAAAAAAATAAAAAAAATTCTCAAAAAAAGAAGAAAACAAAAAAGAATTAATTATATAAATAGCCTCCCTTTAATAAAATTTATGTCTAAAATAGATGATAAACTGTTTTTAAAAATTTTTAAAGATAATAGGAAAGGTCCTGTAAAAACATTTATGAAGTTTATGAGCAGAATGGGAGACGGATATATATGGGTTTTGATTTATCTTCTATTTTACATGTTTAGAATAAGATATGCAGCTTTATATTTTTCAAGGGCGGTAGCAGCAGTATTTTTATGCATATTTTTATTTTTGTATATAAAGAGTTTTTTCAGCAGAATGCGTCCTTATAAAAAGCATGATAAAGTACCTATAATGTATCCTCCGGATAAACATTCATTTCCTTCAGGGCATACTATGGTAGCTTTTGCAATATCTTTTTGTATGGGAAGCTATAGTGCATATTCAGCATTATTATTTTATCCAATAGCTTCTTTAATAGCATTCAGCAGAGTATATGTTGGACTTCATTATCCTCTTGATGTGGTATGCGGTATAATATTCGGCACCGTAATAGGTTTTTTGTCAAATTTAGCATTCTTTCATATAACTGGGCTTCCTATATTCGGTCATTTATGA
- a CDS encoding LysM peptidoglycan-binding domain-containing protein, with the protein MKNVFKYASVIGCTFFSISFGADFIDYKVKNGDTLYGIAFAHNMSASEFFKLNNIKDPNEYKLKVGETLKVKDAGYSLVYDSENKVYGLKGEENKSYKDYKVKNGDSLYGIAFSHGMTANEFLAINNIKDPNKYNLKIGEILKVANNTSNTSNLSPSEDNVSEKNYDTYKVKSGDTLYGIAFAHGMTASEFLKINNIDDPNKYKLYVGKTMYVAKSERAEKENNNNSNIQKEVEYYTVKSGDTLYGIAFQNDISVNEFLKINNIDDPLKYKLRTGEKLKIYSKGSSNSQSKTIKTYKVKYGDTLGEIAAKNSMSLNDLLALNGLKNNYVLKVGDTLKLYDNVNINTSSKPSQYRTLENYKVKSGDTLSEIALVRGMDLVELYSLNNLNDKYILKIGDTLKVYANSPKTSALVTSIYKVKSGDTLYSIAKSHKMDLRSLMQLNNIKNANEYKLYIGASIKVQTTKMISYSFNDDSILPESSFIWPYKGIIVSGYGVTSDKLANRGINILGDVGDKVVASDDGIVEYADNVRGFGTVIILKHKNGYNTSYAHLSKVNVKLGDIVSKGEYIGDIGNTGMIDRSELYFKISYQGVAIDPTKLLPRG; encoded by the coding sequence ATGAAAAATGTTTTTAAATATGCATCTGTTATAGGATGCACATTCTTTAGTATTAGCTTTGGGGCTGATTTTATAGATTATAAAGTAAAAAATGGAGACACTCTCTACGGTATAGCATTTGCTCATAACATGAGTGCTAGTGAGTTTTTCAAATTAAATAATATCAAAGATCCTAATGAATACAAATTAAAAGTAGGTGAAACTCTAAAAGTAAAAGATGCTGGATACAGTTTAGTATATGATTCTGAAAATAAAGTATATGGTTTGAAAGGAGAAGAAAATAAATCATATAAAGACTATAAAGTAAAAAATGGGGATTCTTTATACGGCATAGCGTTCTCTCATGGAATGACTGCAAATGAGTTTTTAGCTATTAATAATATTAAAGATCCTAACAAATACAATTTAAAAATCGGAGAGATCCTAAAAGTAGCAAATAATACTTCAAACACTTCTAATTTATCCCCTTCTGAAGATAATGTTTCAGAAAAAAATTATGATACATACAAAGTAAAAAGCGGAGATACTTTATACGGCATAGCATTCGCTCATGGTATGACGGCAAGTGAATTTTTAAAAATTAATAATATTGACGATCCCAATAAATATAAGCTCTATGTGGGAAAAACTATGTATGTAGCAAAATCAGAAAGAGCTGAAAAAGAAAATAATAATAATTCTAATATACAAAAAGAAGTAGAATATTATACTGTAAAAAGCGGAGATACTCTATACGGTATAGCTTTTCAAAATGATATAAGTGTTAATGAATTCTTAAAAATTAATAATATTGACGATCCTCTTAAATATAAATTAAGAACCGGAGAAAAACTAAAAATATACTCTAAAGGTTCTTCAAATTCACAAAGCAAAACTATAAAAACATATAAAGTAAAATACGGAGATACTTTAGGAGAAATAGCAGCAAAAAATTCTATGTCATTAAATGATTTACTTGCATTAAACGGATTAAAAAATAATTATGTTCTTAAAGTAGGTGATACTCTAAAATTATATGATAATGTTAATATAAATACATCATCAAAGCCTTCACAGTACAGAACATTAGAAAATTATAAAGTAAAAAGCGGAGATACTTTAAGCGAAATAGCATTGGTCAGAGGAATGGATCTGGTAGAACTATATTCTTTAAATAATCTAAATGACAAATATATATTAAAAATAGGCGACACATTAAAAGTATATGCCAATTCTCCAAAAACATCTGCATTAGTTACATCTATCTATAAAGTAAAAAGCGGAGACACTTTATATTCTATAGCAAAAAGTCATAAAATGGATTTGAGAAGTCTTATGCAGCTTAATAATATAAAAAATGCTAATGAATATAAACTTTATATAGGAGCCAGCATAAAAGTACAGACTACAAAAATGATATCATACTCATTTAATGATGACAGTATATTACCTGAAAGTTCTTTTATATGGCCTTATAAAGGTATAATAGTTTCCGGATATGGAGTAACTTCAGATAAACTTGCAAACAGAGGCATTAATATATTGGGAGATGTAGGAGATAAAGTTGTAGCTTCTGATGACGGAATAGTTGAATATGCTGATAATGTACGCGGATTTGGAACTGTTATTATATTGAAGCACAAAAACGGATATAATACTTCATACGCTCATTTATCAAAAGTTAATGTTAAACTTGGAGATATTGTAAGTAAAGGCGAATACATAGGCGATATAGGTAATACTGGTATGATAGATAGAAGTGAACTTTATTTTAAAATATCATATCAGGGAGTAGCAATAGATCCTACAAAACTGCTTCCTAGAGGATAG
- the holA gene encoding DNA polymerase III subunit delta: MNKVSVKTELDFQKIKDNYIKEPFKYCIYVLTGKERLFKKAFAAALHSSMFPDEGDSEMNYSVFYDKNDAVGFAPLEVADTPPFGSKLRLIIIYKYNNFQEDFLEYCLNPSKTAVVVLETESSLEEDPIYKYFSKKQGSHNINFIDFPLPDEKDFRGLINAYINKQGKKISSDAVEYLINNINLDYDSLYSELAKICSYNDKEYLNVEDIMDFTYVSKNRNIFDFLDAVFERNRRKTFSIMHRLDQEASSSLTLMMNNFLAIYYMKIFPPQTTLNEISKLTKIPEFILKKKKTSLKLFSLEEVDEIISKISYLNTLSVTTPANIFKAYFELFLFTITK, from the coding sequence ATGAATAAAGTTTCAGTAAAAACCGAATTAGACTTTCAAAAAATAAAAGATAATTACATAAAAGAGCCTTTTAAATACTGTATTTATGTATTAACAGGTAAAGAAAGGCTTTTTAAAAAGGCATTTGCAGCTGCTTTGCATTCATCTATGTTTCCAGATGAGGGCGACAGCGAGATGAATTACAGTGTATTTTATGATAAAAATGATGCTGTAGGGTTTGCTCCTTTAGAGGTTGCTGATACTCCGCCTTTTGGCTCTAAACTTCGCCTTATTATAATCTATAAATACAATAATTTTCAGGAGGATTTTTTAGAATATTGTTTAAATCCTTCCAAAACTGCTGTAGTTGTATTGGAAACAGAAAGTTCATTAGAAGAAGACCCTATATATAAATATTTTTCTAAAAAACAGGGTTCGCATAATATTAATTTTATAGACTTTCCTCTTCCAGATGAGAAGGATTTTAGAGGATTAATAAATGCTTATATAAATAAACAGGGTAAAAAGATATCTTCAGATGCTGTTGAATATTTAATTAACAATATAAACTTAGATTATGATTCTCTTTATTCAGAGCTTGCCAAAATATGCAGCTACAATGATAAAGAATATCTGAACGTAGAAGATATAATGGATTTTACATATGTATCTAAAAACAGGAATATATTTGATTTTTTGGATGCGGTTTTTGAGAGAAACAGAAGAAAAACTTTCAGCATAATGCATAGATTGGATCAGGAGGCTTCAAGCTCTCTTACTCTTATGATGAATAATTTTTTAGCTATATACTACATGAAAATATTTCCTCCTCAGACTACATTAAATGAAATAAGCAAATTAACAAAGATTCCAGAGTTTATACTGAAAAAAAAGAAAACTTCATTAAAACTTTTTTCCTTGGAAGAGGTTGATGAAATAATATCTAAAATATCGTATTTAAATACATTGAGCGTTACAACACCAGCAAATATTTTTAAAGCATATTTTGAGTTATTTTTATTTACTATAACTAAATAA
- a CDS encoding Fur family transcriptional regulator — protein MNNTRNTIQKQVILNAVRELKNHPTSEEVYNYIKPNFPSISLGTVYRNLNLLSETKEIQKLSVIDDAVRFDHITNEHYHFQCSKCKKLFDIPMEYQKKLDELVSKEYDVEVLKHDIVFTGICKECKNS, from the coding sequence ATGAATAATACAAGAAACACTATACAAAAGCAAGTTATTTTAAATGCTGTAAGAGAATTGAAAAATCATCCAACTTCAGAAGAAGTTTATAATTATATTAAACCTAATTTTCCATCTATAAGTTTAGGTACTGTATATAGAAATTTAAATTTATTATCAGAAACTAAAGAAATACAAAAACTTTCGGTTATAGATGATGCAGTTCGTTTTGACCATATTACAAATGAACACTATCATTTTCAATGCAGCAAATGCAAAAAGTTATTTGATATACCTATGGAATATCAAAAAAAGCTGGACGAATTAGTTTCAAAAGAATATGACGTAGAAGTATTGAAACATGATATAGTATTTACTGGAATATGTAAAGAATGTAAAAATTCTTAA
- a CDS encoding acylphosphatase has translation MLKGRVQGVGFRYYAKQIADEMKVSGKVWNNYDGSVEVVGYLDTKKDIDEFVEKIKIGPQMSSVKEYTVTITPSDPLIDEVFEIAN, from the coding sequence ATGTTAAAAGGAAGAGTTCAAGGCGTAGGTTTCAGATACTATGCAAAACAAATAGCTGATGAGATGAAAGTCAGCGGAAAAGTGTGGAACAATTATGACGGTTCCGTTGAAGTAGTGGGATATTTAGACACTAAAAAGGATATTGACGAGTTTGTGGAAAAAATAAAGATAGGTCCTCAAATGTCAAGTGTAAAAGAATATACTGTTACTATTACTCCATCTGACCCGCTTATAGATGAAGTTTTTGAGATAGCAAATTAA
- a CDS encoding HIRAN domain-containing protein, with protein MNKSTKHTTYIINHEESFKRIIINRNYKTKRYYIDFFVAGYKYNDGKDLIYSLLKNEPINLVHEIANPYDRFAIAIYDKDFVRLGYVPSVISPLISYKLEDKRNRVYAIIKNVKLDAADECKIEIRVFIDIDKKKKRAV; from the coding sequence ATGAATAAAAGTACAAAACATACCACCTATATAATTAATCATGAAGAAAGCTTCAAAAGAATTATTATAAATAGAAATTATAAAACTAAAAGATATTATATAGATTTTTTTGTGGCAGGATATAAATATAATGACGGGAAAGATTTAATATATTCGCTTTTAAAAAATGAGCCTATTAATTTAGTTCATGAAATAGCAAATCCATATGACAGGTTTGCAATAGCTATTTATGATAAGGATTTTGTAAGACTTGGATATGTTCCCAGTGTTATATCACCTTTAATATCATATAAACTTGAAGATAAGAGAAATAGGGTATATGCAATAATAAAAAATGTAAAATTAGATGCAGCTGATGAATGTAAAATAGAGATTAGAGTTTTTATAGATATAGATAAAAAAAAGAAAAGAGCTGTTTGA
- a CDS encoding late competence development ComFB family protein, with protein sequence MYLVNLMEQKVSKLADSYLKEKNIPVNTNMRMDIIAYTLNRVQPQYVTSARGVLHSYNRDPIQSNTEILSIIADACDIVSRRKENTLLESVPSIDESGYYLTYPSIMGNITASSNFEKIENALVYIFCEGKILQGYGVNFPNPAIVSSNVPGKFMFCFMPKKVDSNEEVEVNLDIVIESEKFMQYESVLSFKIKPSYYNAGDMPLFSIEEVNDILLIENHNIPS encoded by the coding sequence ATGTATTTAGTAAATCTTATGGAACAAAAAGTTTCAAAATTAGCAGATTCATATTTGAAAGAAAAAAATATTCCTGTTAATACAAATATGCGTATGGATATTATAGCATATACTTTAAATAGAGTTCAGCCTCAGTATGTTACAAGTGCTAGGGGAGTGCTTCACAGCTATAATAGAGATCCTATTCAAAGCAATACAGAAATACTAAGCATTATAGCAGATGCATGTGATATAGTGAGCAGAAGAAAAGAAAATACATTACTTGAGTCAGTTCCTTCTATTGATGAAAGCGGATATTATTTAACTTATCCTAGTATAATGGGTAATATTACAGCTTCCAGTAATTTTGAAAAAATAGAAAATGCTTTAGTTTATATATTTTGCGAAGGAAAGATACTTCAGGGGTATGGGGTTAATTTTCCTAATCCTGCTATAGTATCAAGCAATGTACCCGGAAAGTTTATGTTTTGTTTTATGCCTAAAAAAGTTGATTCTAATGAAGAAGTAGAAGTTAATTTAGATATTGTTATAGAGTCTGAAAAGTTTATGCAGTATGAAAGTGTTTTATCATTTAAGATAAAACCATCGTATTATAATGCAGGCGATATGCCTTTATTTTCTATAGAAGAGGTTAATGACATTCTTTTAATAGAAAATCATAATATACCTAGTTAA
- a CDS encoding glycoside hydrolase family 57 protein, with protein MSKGYLALVLHAHLPYVRHPEHENFLEEEWLYEAITETYIPLLDAYDRMVNDGINFKITMSVTPPLMNMLANELLQNRYVNYIEKLIKLSELECERTSLDPNFHHTAEFYREKFKKIRDIFVYKYNKNILNGFRYFLERGNLEIITCGATHGFFPFMQEYPKAIEAQLKMAVKTHEKHMGRKPTGIWLGECGFFPGLEKHLANNGLKYFFVDTHGIMYADKVPKYGVYAPLYCSRESRVAAFGRDIESSRSVWSAEVGYPGDFRYREFYRDIGYDLPFEYIKDFIQSNGLRKNTGIKYYRITGKDCPKEPYNPEWAMEAAGDHAGNFMFNREKQIEYLASVMDRPPIVVSPYDAELFGHWWYEGPMFIEFLMRKIHYDQNTIETITPKEYLERHPVNQISMPSMSSWGANGYGEVWLNGSNGWIYRHLHKAAERMIELAHDYYNETGLYERALNQAARELLLAQSSDWAFIMHTGTMVDYAVNITKLYIRRFTDLYYAIKNRDLNEEWLRKIEWRDDIFPEMDFRIYS; from the coding sequence ATGTCAAAAGGCTATTTAGCTTTAGTGCTTCATGCTCACCTACCTTATGTGAGACACCCTGAACATGAAAATTTTTTGGAGGAAGAGTGGCTATATGAGGCCATTACAGAAACCTATATACCTTTATTAGATGCTTATGATAGAATGGTTAATGATGGTATAAACTTTAAAATAACTATGAGCGTAACTCCTCCTCTTATGAATATGTTAGCTAATGAGTTGCTTCAAAATAGATATGTTAATTATATAGAGAAATTGATTAAGCTTTCAGAATTAGAGTGTGAAAGGACTTCATTAGACCCGAATTTTCATCATACTGCTGAGTTTTACAGAGAAAAGTTTAAAAAGATAAGAGATATTTTTGTTTATAAATACAATAAAAATATATTAAACGGTTTCAGATACTTTTTAGAAAGAGGAAATTTAGAGATAATTACTTGCGGTGCAACACATGGATTTTTTCCATTTATGCAGGAATATCCCAAAGCAATAGAAGCCCAATTAAAAATGGCTGTAAAAACCCATGAAAAGCATATGGGTAGAAAGCCTACTGGAATATGGCTTGGAGAATGCGGATTCTTTCCGGGACTTGAAAAACATCTTGCAAACAATGGACTTAAATATTTCTTTGTTGATACGCATGGTATAATGTATGCTGATAAAGTTCCGAAATACGGAGTTTATGCTCCTTTATACTGTTCAAGAGAGAGCAGAGTAGCTGCTTTTGGAAGAGATATAGAAAGTTCAAGAAGTGTGTGGAGTGCAGAAGTAGGCTATCCGGGTGATTTCAGATACAGAGAATTTTATAGAGATATTGGTTATGATTTGCCTTTTGAATATATTAAAGATTTTATACAAAGCAATGGTCTTAGAAAAAATACAGGTATAAAATACTATAGAATTACAGGTAAAGACTGTCCTAAAGAGCCTTATAACCCAGAGTGGGCTATGGAGGCTGCAGGTGATCATGCAGGCAACTTCATGTTTAACAGAGAAAAACAAATTGAATATTTAGCCTCTGTAATGGACCGTCCTCCTATAGTTGTATCTCCTTATGATGCTGAACTTTTCGGGCATTGGTGGTATGAAGGACCTATGTTTATAGAGTTTTTAATGAGAAAGATACATTATGATCAGAACACAATAGAAACTATAACTCCTAAAGAATATTTGGAAAGACATCCTGTAAATCAAATATCAATGCCTTCTATGTCAAGTTGGGGAGCTAACGGATATGGTGAGGTTTGGCTTAATGGAAGCAATGGCTGGATATACAGACATTTGCATAAAGCAGCTGAACGTATGATAGAATTAGCTCATGATTACTATAATGAAACCGGGCTTTATGAAAGAGCATTGAATCAGGCAGCAAGAGAATTATTGCTTGCTCAAAGCAGCGACTGGGCTTTCATTATGCATACAGGTACTATGGTTGATTATGCTGTTAATATAACAAAACTCTATATTAGAAGATTTACTGATCTCTACTATGCTATTAAAAACAGAGATTTAAACGAAGAATGGCTTAGAAAGATAGAGTGGCGTGATGATATATTCCCAGAGATGGATTTCAGAATATACAGTTAA